A genomic stretch from Erigeron canadensis isolate Cc75 chromosome 9, C_canadensis_v1, whole genome shotgun sequence includes:
- the LOC122581533 gene encoding pentatricopeptide repeat-containing protein At4g32450, mitochondrial-like: MHLQARSKISQTLKSFTYANKVFSSTRINSVSRAYCSFKPPLDFQNPNDHLLTFDHFCKDRKLKEAVKTLGLLEQHNVSVDIPRYMFLMHECGEAKALEEAKYVHEHITRTSVVDVLDVRVCNVILEMYAKCGSMEDAYKWFNNMTQRNSTSWNTMITWFAKNGCGEDAIDMFTEFKKLGLKPEKEMFFGVFSACGVLGDMKEGLLHFESMRKCYDIVPSMDHYKSVVDMLGSAGYLNEALEFIEKMPMEPSVEIWETMMHNCWVHGDIEFGDRCAEIIKALEPSRLDEQLKAGLIPTKLHEFRARDTSHPDHVKLFNQLRCLKGPMKEVGYVPHLKCVLHDIDQKSKEGGLPPHSELLALSRELLTSPPRAPIRIIKNLRICIDCHDALKIVSKLAGRLIVVRANKRFHHFEDGVCSCGDLW, translated from the coding sequence ATGCATCTTCAAGCAAGATCAAAGATATCACAAACCTTAAAATCCTTCACTTATGCAAATAAGGTATTTAGTAGTACTCGTATTAATTCTGTTTCACGTGCTTATTGTTCCTTTAAACCACCCCTTGatttccaaaaccctaatgatCACTTATTAACCTTTGATCATTTCTGCAAAGACCGAAAACTTAAAGAAGCAGTAAAGACTTTGGGTTTACTTGAACAACACAACGTGTCGGTTGATATACCtagatatatgtttttgatgCATGAATGTGGTGAAGCTAAGGCACTTGAAGAAGCTAAGTATGTCCATGAACATATCACAAGAACGTCGGTAGTAGATGTTCTTGATGTTCGTGTTTGTAACGTAATCTTGGAGATGTATGCCAAGTGTGGGTCGATGGAAGATGCATATAAGTGGTTCAATAATATGACTCAACGAAATTCGACATCATGGAATACCATGATAACATGGTTTGCTAAAAATGGTTGTGGTGAAGATGCGATAGATATGTTTACAGAGTTTAAAAAATTAGGGTTAAAGCCGGAGAAGGAGATGTTTTTTGGCGTGTTTAGTGCGTGTGGTGTGTTGGGAGATATGAAAGAAGGGTTGCTGCATTTTGAGTCGATGAGGAAGTGTTATGATATTGTTCCGTCTATGGATCATTATAAGAGTGTAGTGGATATGTTAGGGAGTGCGGGGTATTTGAATGAAGCGTTGGAGTTTATTGAGAAAATGCCTATGGAGCCGAGTGTGGAAATTTGGGAAACCATGATGCATAATTGTTGGGTTCATGGAGATATAGAATTTGGAGACCGTTGTGCTGAGATCATAAAGGCTTTAGAACCTTCTCGTTTGGATGAACAGTTGAAGGCAGGTCTTATACCGACTAAACTTCATGAGTTTAGAGCTAGAGATACATCTCATCCTGATCATGTGAAGTTATTTAATCAACTTAGATGCTTAAAAGGACCTATGAAAGAGGTCGGGTATGTTCCCCACCTTAAATGTGTACTTCATGATATCGACCAAAAAAGCAAGGAGGGGGGTCTTCCACCACATAGTGAACTACTTGCTTTATCTCGGGAACTATTGACAAGCCCACCTCGTGCACCAATACGCATAATAAAAAATCTCCGCATTTGTATTGATTGCCATGATGCATTGAAGATTGTTTCTAAGTTGGCTGGAAGACTAATTGTTGTAAGGGCTAATAAAAGGTTTCATCATTTCGAAGATGGTGTATGTTCTTGTGGAGATCTCTGGTGA
- the LOC122581455 gene encoding metallothionein-like protein 1, protein MSCSSGKCNCGSSCSCGSSCNCNSCSVEKSSTTMMIIDGVAPKMTFAEGSETSFVAESGNTCKCGGNCKCDPCNC, encoded by the exons ATGTCTTGCTCAAGTGGAAAGTGCAACTGTGGCTCAAGCTGCTCATGCGGCAGCAGCTGCAACTGCAACTC atGCAGCGTTGAGAAATCATCCACCACCATGATGATCATCGACGGTGTTGCACCCAAGATGAC CTTCGCCGAAGGATCAGAGACCAGCTTTGTTGCCGAGAGTGGAAACACTTGCAAGTGCGGAGGAAACTGCAAGTGCGACCCATGCAACTGCTAA